The nucleotide window GCTTCTCTTCAACTTAATGGCGTGAATCATCCACAAGCCACTTATTTTACCTTCACAGCCCGCATTCTGAAAAATTCTGAAGTCAGTGACATATGGGGCCTGAGTTTGGATATCCAACAGCTGTATGAGTTTTAAATAAACCCTCTGAAGCATTAACATGTGGATAGCAACTGCCCTGCTGttgcaggaaaaaacaaaaaaacaatgtagATCAGCCCTGAGCACTACCGGGACAATTAAATGACAGCCTTCAAGGAATGCACCTGAGCCATTCTTCCTTTACCCatgcatatataacatataaccTTTGCAATGGACAACTACTTTTAAGCATTTCATGGTAGTCCAAATCTCTTCtcccaaataaaaacatttctaaagTTTCAGTCACTCAACAGCCATAAGGTGGTAGGCAGTGTTGTAGAATACATTAATTTAACTGAAGACTAAGACCAACAGtacactttaaaaaacaaaatcaccatCCTTCTATGACAGAGCCCTTACATACTACAGAAGTGACTAACAACGTCAGTTCACCCATTTAGCATTCTACAATAAGCCTGTGGCTACGAAGGTTGGTCCGGCCTCTTCACTACCCTCCTTTCCTTAGGctagaacaaaaaaatgtttGAGAGTTGAATTAGACAAGTGGGAGTACACTGCCGTGTTTCAGCCACAGTCACAGAAGCACAGTTCAGGGCTCTAGCTAACGAAGGCACCAGTGAAGAGACAGCCTGTGGGGCAGTCCTGCCAGCCTTCCTCGCACGGCAGCTCTTCGTATCTAATTCTGAGCTCTCACTGCAACATTGCTAAGGTGCCAACTGCAGGATTCCGTCTCACCTCACACCTCCATGGCCTCACCTCAGTATCGCATCATCGCCCGCAGCTACCAAGTTGGAAGCAAAAATCAAACCAAGACTCTCCAGTTTCAGAACTACACAAGCAATTCATATTCAAGACCAATGTTCAGGGAACTTTATGCTAGTTTTTCTCGTACTTGGAGGTTGACAGCCAGTAGGCATCCCATAAAGCTAGGCACGGTGGCGCACAGATAACCTTAGCACTAAGGGTGCTAAGCAAGAGGACCTCAGACTCAAGGGGAGCCTGGGCTACTGTGGCTGGACTCAAAGCCGCACTGGCTGCAGCTTAGTTCCTGGTGTCTCACAGCAACAACAAATTCTCTGTAAATTAATGAAAAAGCCTCATGGTTTTGTGTACATCTATAAACACCTAAGACTACGATTACAATTAAGAGTTTGTTGTAATTTTATTTGGGAAAAATATTGAAGTCCTAAACGATCAGAGTTTCCTCGGTTAAACATAAAAAGAACTTGGAAGAGCTGTGTTCTGAAACAATATACAAGTTTGCCAGTAGGACTGCTgataaaaaccaaaacacctGTAAGCTGACCCAGGGTCAAGAGTATCTCCTGATGCTTCTTATCATCGAGGAGATGCCTGTGCGACCTGCCATGTAACCTGAACCACCACCACCTCACATATTTCACCATGCTGTGAAATACACGCTCCTACACAAGAGTTTCCCCCCTACCCCCCCGAAGGCAGGCTGTCTGCGTTATGTCTGTCGTCCTCCTCTGCTCTCAGATCCATTCCCGGTCAAGAGGACGAGCTTTTCAAGGGCGGTCTGTGTGGGGCTGAAAATACTCCTCGGTCTCCACTGCCAAAAATAGAGGCGAGTACACACAGAGTTCCAACGGTGGCATGGCAAATGTTTTCAAAACAGGTTTTTATCATATACCATCATAAAAAAACCATGTttaaggacaaataacctttggactacacataacgctttgattttttttttttttttgagggactCTATTCTCATCCCCCCTCAGGATTTGACAGGTGCTGCTGAAGACATACTGCCTTATTGACTGTGCTACTGTGTGTGGATTTTGGTTTCTCTCGTGCATTAGGGCTACAGGTGACCTGACCCACCCACCGCTCAAATCCTTTCCCTTCTGGCCATGGCAAAGTTACCTGACCCATGTCACAGAGCTGCTCGGTAGACTCACAAATCCGAGAGAACagactcctctgcctccagcatctCTGTGTTGATCTGTTTACCAGCACTCCCTAGCCATTTCTAAAATGTGGTACAATATGTCTGAATGCTTATAGCTCCCcactcctgtttgtttgtttagaaaagTAAAATACACTCTGATTATGTCAGCTACTTCACTTCAAATatctaaatatatttattaaaatgttaacTTATTCTTTTGAAAGACTATTACAAAAAGAGAACCCATGTTCAAGAAAATATTGAAACAGTATTTTTTAACATGCAAGTTTGTTATATTTTTGACTCAACACTATCCTGGCTAACAGGACAAAGAATAACCAAATACAAATTATGAACTGAGTTCAGTGATATTAGCAATTAACAGGTAATAACTAGCAATTGCTGATACACCAGTTTTTCCCCCCACCATTCCTAAAAGCAGACAGCACTTACCACAAAAAGAGACTTGGATTCAAAAGTCTCATTCATGGCTTGCTTTCCCAGCTCTTGCTTTTCCCTTGGAGCCTCACTATCCTTTTCACCCTTTTCAGGGCCAATCTGATCGATGTGAGAAACGTACGTTACTTCCAAACACTCTGAACTTTTCATCTTAACTGGGAGAATGCCTTTGATCTTCTGGAGAAACGCAGCTACAGACCCAGGCTCGCTTACTGTGTGAGGAGAACCTGTCTTGCCAACATCCTCCTGGGTCGATTTCGTGGCAGATGTTGTTCTTGGAACCCTGAGCGAAGCGTTTTTAGAATGAGTTGTAACATGCACATCCTGGCTGGTGATGAGTTTATTAAACTGTTGCTTATGTGTCTTGCTAATTAGGATTTCTGGTTTTTTGTCTGCTTTCAAGTCAGACCTTGGCATTTTGTTTATAACCATTGACTGTTTAGAAGGCACTGGTGAGGGTGAGGAGTCCCCAGGAACCTGAGGGTTGGGTGTGCCCTTTGTTGGGGGAGCATCTTTGGGTTGCAGCACTGACCTGGATATAACTTTGGCTTTAACATTTTTGAAGTTTGGTCTCGGATAACttataatttctgttttcctAACTTTATTGCCTATGGTGGTGCTCGTTTTGGTAGCTGATTTTCCCAGATTGGGTTTTGACATATTTATTGGTGCTCCTTTCAAGTTTGGTGCGTTTTTAGCATCTCTTGGCCCATTCTCCACATTATTGTTGCATGTTTCTGTCACTTGGATGGGTGAACACATAAAGCTTACATTGGGGGGTTGCAGAACTGGTGTTGATATGCAAACTGTATTATTTGTGCTAATGGCTCTACCATCTTCATCCCAAGCCATTTCATACGATGAGATGCTCTGTCCTGGAACACTTCTCAGGGTCAGCTCTTTGGTACTACTTTGGATTTCTGAGTTGCTGTCATGAGAAGCGACGCGTGGGTCTTCAGTTGTGGTGACTGTACACTCAGAGTCCAGGACTCTGGTTTTACTCTTATCAAAAGCTGGCACCAGTAAAGGGCATCCACCATCAACATGACAGTTGGACAGTGTTTCTCGTAGATTTTGGCCCATTTCCTGTTGACCATATGAGCTGTGTGAATGTGCCTCACTGTTGGACTCATCTTCAGATACACAATAGAACTCCTGTAGTACAGACCCATTGGGGACCTCCATGCCATCAGAAACTGGTGTCACAGCTTGTAGCTCTTTCTCTCCAACAAGTTCTTGCTCGGTCCTATCTGCATAATCTTTGGTGACATTTCCTAAAGAATACAGACTCTGAATTCCAATGACCGGACTGTCAGTTTGCATCAGCACATCAGAACACACTGTGTAGGTTGTGTTTAGGGTCTCTGATGGTGTGGCTTGAAGGCTTTCAAAGTTCTCTCTGTCACAGTTAATGCCCGTCACGTGCATCTTAGAAGAATGGGGTGCTGTCCAAGTAGAGCAGGAGATCAGTGTATTTCCATCCCTCACACTTGTTGCCTGCAGCCCTCCAGCAGCATGTAGAGGCTGACCCTGTTTGATAGCATGGTGTGCAATAAAGGTACCGTTAACTGGGTCCACTCTCATGTCAAATGTTCCTTTCAGCTCCAAAGCTGCGGGAGCGCCTGCACAATCCAAATCGTCATCAGACTTACACACACAGGGAAGAGAGGACTCACCCCTCTTATTCTCAAGAGTCTCTAGGGAATCCATGTTACTGTGCAGGTCCAGGGCCTTCTCTGTATTCCCGAGTGCAGAAGACCGGCAGGTTGGGTCACTATGCATTGCAAACTCACTAGTGAAATCACCTGAAGGCTCTGGGTAAGCAACTGCCTCAACACACTGCTGGCCTAAAGAGACACTCTCACTATGGTCCACGGCGGGATGCATTTCATAGTCAACCACCATGTCATCTGGGTTGGCAGAGTTCCAATCTCCGTGACTAGCTGAAGGGTGCTGCGTACATGGTGATGTTTTGTTGTATTCAGAGGTATTCAAGTTTTTATCTCTGATAAATATGTAACGCAATCCATCTTCTGTCCTATCTGAATTAGCATCATTCATCCTGAATACTAACTTTAAACCtctgccattttatttttctcttcaaatcCTTCTAAATCCAGAGTGAATGAAAAATGGTCTTGCTCCTCCTCTCTCTATTGCTTTCAGCCCAGTTTCCGAATTGTAGTCTTAGATGCTTTGAAGTTGAAATGATTTGTTGTtccctggaagaaaaaaaacatttaactcAAATATATGTTAGAACATTTACACATCACCCCTTAATTAGCTTAGATCACTATTTTCACGCTACTAACTCACAATTATGAGTGGGGGGGGATTTATAATATCATTGGCTAATCTAACACTCCCTTTTTGCGAGTGAAGGAATGGAACACGATGATATGGAAACACAGATAAAGTTTCCTACTGATATCACAGACATTCTCCTCCATGACTCCCAGAGACTTcttggaagggggaggggaagggaggtgaCTAAGTCGTTCCTTCTTACTAGTTGACAGTGAAACCATTCATCCTAATTTCCCTTGGCAGTCCCGATTTATGTCCAATGTCCCAGCTTAATTCAtaagcaccccacccccaccccaccactGTCAAAAGGGACCCCTCTCTGCATGATTACCAGGGAGTTTGTGCAGGCCCAGGCCCCACAAATGAGGTAAAGAGACTCAACAAATTTATATTTCCCTTCCCCATTTCATTCCCATCTTAACCATGTGCCtttccaatgtgtgtgtgtgtgtgtgtgtgtgtgtgtgtgtgtatgttttgagaTGTGTTGATGTTAAGCACTGAATGAAACTGGGTGGTacggtgaacacctttaatccaagcacttgagagGAAGAGGCCTGGTCTAGAGCTTGAGAACATCCAGGGATGTTCtgaagacagagaaaccctgtcttcaaaaacaaaacaaaacaaacaaaaagttgaaGTAGCCTCTGTTAGAGTATATGCTGAACCGTTTAACACTTCCAAGTAAATTGATACATTAAGCCAATCTTGTCCCTGACGCTTGACTAAATCCTGGAGATTGAGTCTGATGACAAGGTCTCTAAGGCAGCACAACCCGGGAGGACTTCTCCAGCAGAACTGTTACTCTTCTGAGAAGAGGCTCCTGAAGTCCCCAGCCCCGCCTAGGACACAATAAAAACAGATGCACAGGATCCTCACAGAGCATTATTTACAACAGCTGGAGAGTAGAAGTATCATGTCCATCAGCAGGTAAACACAAAAAAACCTTGTACATTTATACATCAACATATTCTTGAGcagaaaaaagaacagaaagatggACACAGTGTCGTGATAGGAAAAGATTACACTAAGAGAAAGGAGTCACTCAAAACACTACCTGTTACGGCACCACTTATACGAAACGTCCAGAACAGACAAAACTATATATAGACACAAAAAGGACACTGGAGGTTTGCATGGGAACAGCTAACTGGAATGATGATTTAGTGGGTGATAAAATGGTCTAAACCGATTTTGCTCCTAGTCTCACCAGTTACAGACAGACTCAAAATTACCGAATTGTGTAACTAATAGAAAACTTTCAAAACACCCAGAAAGATTTCaaaagagctgaagagatggtaagaaggtaaaggtgtttgctgtaCAACTAGAGTTCAAGGCCCAGGGGCCATGGTTCAGGTGGAAGGAGCGGACAGGTACCACAGAGCTGTGCTCAGACATGCCATGTCCACATACATGCCATGATGCAGGGGAGCGCACATTCCCcgtccctctctccccctcccacctctcttttttaaaagatttaaaatcatgtgtttttcttttttgttttgttttgttttttttttacaaataacattaaaagtctaataaaattttagttttgCTTAAGAAAGTTCCAGATCTTCAAGCTGGAACTGCAAGTCATTCATAAAGTTTCATTTCATCTGACTTTTCCCCTTCTTGTTACGTTGTCAGTCACATGTCATCATGCTGTGTTCTGAGTAAAATATCTGGCGGGAACAATGACATTCAGTGTGGTGATCTATAAAATTCTGAATTAAGAGCAGATCTTATTTCCCCACTTTGTGATCTTCACGATTCCATATTCAAACTCCAGGAcccaaataaaacttaaaatggaAACCAGAAAGCATCCAGTGGCTCGGCTGTTTCCACTAacagtttttttgtgtgtttctgatcATCCATCCTGAAATCAGCCTCTACTGGTGCAAAGAAAGGCTGGAGTATTCATCTTAACAGCATGTACACACGTACGCATTTatgaacatagacacacatattCAGAGGCTGTGAATCCTACAGTGAGAGctgcatattttatatatttcatgTAAATTAGTCAAGTCCTTTACCAGACTGACTTAGTTAAAAGGAttcactaatatatatatatatatatatatatatatatgttcactaattaatatatatattcactaatataatatatattcattgaCTAGGAGCTTCAAAGTTTTTACGCAGCACAAACTAGTAATTTATTACATTGAATTAATGTGTATTTGTGAGGGTAGGTGGCACTGGCAGCCCCATGGATGTCAGAGGACTTGTGATAGTtgcttctgtccttccaccatctAGGTCCTGGTTTCAAACTCAAGCCATCAATCTCGGTGGTGAGTCATCTTGCTAACCCTACAGATTAGCATTTTTAACCCCCTGTTATGAAGTACATTCAAGTTAAAAGTTTAAATGTAAGACTATTGATTCATTTTCAGAAGCACCAAAATGATAGACCTTTCTGTTTCTTGAAGGGTAATGCTCCTTTAAGAGAATGTAGTGTAAGGGGTCATTTGagtacttttctgttgctgtgataaaataccatgggaaaaaaaaaaaaaaaaaacaaaaaaacaaaaaaaaacaacaccttAAGGAAGAAAGTTTACTGTGGCTTAAAATTCTAGCGGGAGCGTCCATGGAAACCGGAAACCGAGAGAGAACATTtcaccacacacaggaagcagagggagtaAACCGGAAGTGGAGTGAGGACGGAAACTCTCAAAGTCCGGTCCCTCCGTCACCCCCATACATACTTCTCCAGCAAGGATCTCCACCTCGAGGTTCAGAGAGCCAAACACTGCCACCATGTGGAGCCCCAgtattcaaatatctgagcccatGGGGAATATTTCCTATTCAAACCAGCAAAGATTAAAGGGAAATGAGGAAGCAGGTGAGGGTAATATAGAGGGggcaaaaagaacaaaataggATACAAGTCGTATGATAATGAAAATGCCCAAATAAAACCCATTGTTTTGCATgttaactgaaaagaaaaaaagaaagaaagaaagaaaaggaaaggcctGCCTGGGTGGGGGTTGGAAGATAAGAATGATGTGTAGAGGGATGAAGAGAATCTGTAACAAgcaaatgtaaacaaaaacacTCTGTAAGCATAAGCCTTATTAGCATGATTATAGACGTTATGTGCCTACATAAACAGGATCATTAAATTCAATTAATAGAATTATTACTTAATCTCTCTTTTCCAAAGTACACAAaagatttcataaaatattttaaaagatacaaaCTTAATAAATGGTTCAAATGGCGAAATTAAGTCATTTTGAAAGATACATAATTGGAGAAATTGTGGCACCAATTTCATACATATTTTTATgccattgtttttctttcataaaatgacACTAAATTAAATGTCTTTGCAATCTTTTGACTTCTCATCATCTACTCTGGAAATATTTTCTAAAGATAAAAGTAAtattagtgtccaagtgagttacatagtaatgggaagagggactgcccctgacataatctgattggcctgctctttgatcacctccccctgtggggggagcagccttaccaggccacagaagaagacaatgcagccactcctgatgagatctgatagactaagatcagaaagaaggagaggaggacctcccctatcagtggacttggggaggggcatgcatgaagaagggggacagagggtgggattgggaggagaagagggaggggcttatcgggggatacaaagtgaataaaatgtaattaataaaagttttaaaaaaggaatattaAGTCAAAGAACAAGGCTACATTTTAAGATGACATGGTTTATCAACTTTCAGGGTGGATGGGTGTTGTACTTttgttgtttggatttttttgttgttggtttgggggggttgtttgttttgttttattttttcaagaaacTGTTCTTCTGTTCAattctggaactccctctgtagaccaggctggcctcgaactcagagatcggactgcctctgactccagagctgtgggattaaaggcgtgcaccaccaacaCCTGGCTTCCGTATTCTTTATATTACACGTTACCGTATGTAAACAAGCACGTGATCTGATTTGCATATTTTGTTTAATGCCATCTCACACTATTCACCATAGAACCCAGTACCTGTGAAGTGCCTTTAATGTGAAGAAAAGCCATGTACAGGAAAAGGGTAGCCATCCTTCCCTCAGGAGGTTGCTCAAAGTAGAAGACAGATCAGCccataaagtgcttgccttgcaaacaaAGGGACCAGAATTCAATCCCTAGAAGTCATTTAAAAAAGAGGCTGAGTGTGGGGCCTGGGAAGGTAGAGACATTTACCAACACGGTAAACGTCTAGTCAGCTTGGCCTAATGGAAGAGCAGGTCCAGGCCAGTAAGAACCTAGCtcattttgagttttgttttgttttaaaaaaagacaagagtGCCTGAGGAAAAACACCCAAAGATATCTggcctcaaaacacacacacctgctagCTGCATGCATTCGGTCTCAGGACGGATTTCATCCTTCCCCTACTTTTAGAATTCTACCTAAATGTCCCCCACTACATGCTAGTCACATATCCTATGACCTCATCTCACCTGACTCCTTAAGCAAAGTCTTCATATCCGTACCACTGCAATATCATTTGTCCCAATTTTTAAGAAACCTCAAAGTTGCtgtcttggaaacatttttaaatcGAAACAAAGCAGAGAtttaaaacaagagaaaaaaaaaaaaacctgaccaaccaaaacaaaacaaaccacttGGGACCAAGCTATTCTGACCCTCAGGGGAAGGTTCTCAAGTTCTTCCAGTAGCTGTCTATCTAGCAGAGCACAGCATGGTGATCACATTCCCTTCTGAAAGAGCATTATCTGGAAAGAGCGTGACTTTCTCGGGACAGAACAAATTTCTTATTACAATTTGGAAATACAACAAGCAGTTCATCCTGAATAAAAAAGCAACCGTAATACCCATAAGGCCAAGAGCCTATAAGAAatcagccaggcatggcagcgCACATGTGAAACGTTAGCATCCAGGCAGCAGACAGGAAGACTGTGTGTTCAACGCCAGCCTTGACTGCAGTCTTgtccaacaacagcaaaacaatcAAGAACTGGGAAGTAGTAATAACCATGTTCTAACCCTCAGATTTAAAATGGTTACTCAGCTCAGTGGATGGAGTACTTGTCACACAAGTGTGAACACAAATtgagatccccagaacccatgataaaaccaaacacagcggcacatgtctataatcccagtccTTGTAATCTTGATCGAGGCACCGCTGAGAGAATCCATGGGTGCCCATAGGTCAGCTAGCTTGGTATACATGTCAGAGAACAAGAAAACCCTGTGTCAAAGTAGGCGACAAGCCCTAACACTCAagattgtcctctaacctccaacGTGCACATTGTGGCCCAAGTGTGCCTATACTCAGACACAGgagcatgcatatatacatacaaacacaggattccacttaaaaaatacttaaaaaaataaaaaagtatctGTGCTCCAAAGATAAAGATGACATTTCTTCTTAAAAGCAAAAATGCCTGAAAAACTGGAACCATCATCATATAATTGAATTAATGACTACTGACATTGTTAATCCTAGAAGGAATTTTAGAGATCCAACTCATACTCATTTAACCTTACAAATGCAAAGATGACCTCTGAGAAATCCCGTGCATGCCAACGGCGCAGTGAGCAGATCTCTATCGGGTTTGATGACACTCGGTTGTGTGCTGTTATCTCACCAACTAACCTGCGAGCGCAGTGGAGGCGTCCTATGCCTCTTTCCCACCGTCTAGTCCTACCATTCAAATTTAAATCAGCATGTGATAATCATGAAATGAATGTTTCCATAAGCCAAACAAAGGCCAGCTTCATTATTCTGTGGCCATGCACAACTTAATTGTACATCTATTTAGGGTATAAGCTGCCGtcttttaatataaaaacataaatacaggTAAGAGTTATAATTTATAAATCACAGAACTAGTCTACTTAAAAGCCTTTTGCTAGGTTTCAAACCCAAGACAAGTGCCTAAGATGCCATGACCAAAGCAGACACTGGCTGTCAGAATTGCCTAGCATCTCTCAGCCCCTACCACTTGCAAGGCCCTCCTGGCTGGTCCACCCCACCCTCTACCTtaaactctccagcccaggggactgggctgctcttccctgtgtaatccaaccattttgatTACCTTCTCTCTTTGTACCTTTGGACTTCTTGGCTGCTGCATCTGATCCCTTGCTCTCCCATCATTATCCCTTCCCCTCCATCCCCACATGTACAGCTCAGGGACAGTCCTGACTACTCTGGACTTTCCCAGAtgtgtgtctgcctctggctaCGCTCTCCCACATACCTACAATaaccttctcctccaccatacctagcaGCAGTCATGTtcctatttccttttccttttttattttcattgaccTTGGAAGAATACACAAGTCACAGCAGTAGTTCAACTCCACAAGATATGTACTCACTGGTAAAGCAGTGGCCTAGGCATGACAAGGCAACTTCTGCTAACATCTCACCAGGGGGAGCAGGCCATGGAGCAACAGTCAGTCTTAGCCAAGTCAGGAGGAAAAATCTTACCTTCTACCCAGGAGTGGAAGAACTGGAAACTGTTGTCCAAAGAATGAAGTCAGTAAGGGAAGCTTCAGTCTTAAGAATTATGTCACATACATGGCACATGATACCAAATTAAGACCTATACCAGTATCTGTCCTGAGTATCGTTCTTCTGCTTAAATGACAGACTTTCAGCCAATGTAATTCATCAGTGATTCAGAGCTTCcagagaataaaaggaaaaaaccagatggggagggagggcaggctcTTGCTTGTCACTCAAAAGCAAAGTGGATTTTATGACTAACAGGGCTGGCTGGTTAGCTACTTagcccatttcctctttcttcttttcctacaTCCCTTATAGTGAATGCTGTGCATTTCAGACAAGAACTAGGCAGACATTTTATACAGACATTTTATACACTACCCCTCTAGGCTTGCACCAGAAAACTCACAATCCTTCACACAAATTCTTTCTCCCCTATCAGGCTTGACACAGATGAACAAAGTAAGGCCAACATGTTAAGATGCCAAGACCACAGATGGAAGAAGCCCAGATGCCCACCTCACTGACTGTAGAATCACTGACCAGTCATAAACTGTCAATGTACCTCAGTGAGTGAGTAATCAAATAGTGCTATATTTGAAAATGACCATTTTTTTaggtggtgtgtgtatatgtatgggtgCACACAGGTGCCTGTGTTTTGCTGTTATTTTACTAGCATGGCCACCACAGATTATAGTCTCAGATAATACTATTGCTTTTGAAGTAGAgagcagttaaaaataaaaaagaatgacacagttatcttttttttctaacagaataCAACATAAATTAACACTtgtttaataggaaaaaaaaaacaacatctgATTAGTAACTCCTTGGGGGTTTTTGacagaatgagagaggaggaatCTATCTTCCCTGTATGTGAACACAGAAGATGTTCAGACAGTCAAGTAAACAGCTTCTAACGtaccctacaaaaaaaaaaaaaaagaaaagaaaagaaaaaaaaggaatttctatatatttgatcttgaaggaagaaaataaaatggttcCCACCAGACAGCAGGTTATCACAAAGAGTCCCTACATCTCTAAACAACCTCCCTGCTCCTTTTCTGTTATTTAATCCTTCTCGGGTTTGCTACTGTGGCATCACCACCTGTTGATATAATTCAAAATTTGGCAAACAAATTCTATAAAGACAAACTGTGAATATTTTTAGGTTTTATGGAATATAGAGCCTGGAGTGTGTTTACTCAAGTCTGCTCTTGTAGagtaaaaaataagataaatccaAGTGAGTAAGCATGAATTGTTCCCAATGAAACAACTTAGAGAAAAAACACGGTGGGCATGTGGACACTAGAACAGCTACTGCAACAGTACCAGCCACCAGCTATACTTTACCATCAAAAATGCACGCTTCTTTTGGGTTCCACTTCTATTTCTTGACTGTTACTATTGCAGTGCATCTCAGCATGGACTCAGTTCTCTTA belongs to Meriones unguiculatus strain TT.TT164.6M chromosome 4, Bangor_MerUng_6.1, whole genome shotgun sequence and includes:
- the Mtus1 gene encoding microtubule-associated tumor suppressor 1 isoform X2, which encodes MNDANSDRTEDGLRYIFIRDKNLNTSEYNKTSPCTQHPSASHGDWNSANPDDMVVDYEMHPAVDHSESVSLGQQCVEAVAYPEPSGDFTSEFAMHSDPTCRSSALGNTEKALDLHSNMDSLETLENKRGESSLPCVCKSDDDLDCAGAPAALELKGTFDMRVDPVNGTFIAHHAIKQGQPLHAAGGLQATSVRDGNTLISCSTWTAPHSSKMHVTGINCDRENFESLQATPSETLNTTYTVCSDVLMQTDSPVIGIQSLYSLGNVTKDYADRTEQELVGEKELQAVTPVSDGMEVPNGSVLQEFYCVSEDESNSEAHSHSSYGQQEMGQNLRETLSNCHVDGGCPLLVPAFDKSKTRVLDSECTVTTTEDPRVASHDSNSEIQSSTKELTLRSVPGQSISSYEMAWDEDGRAISTNNTVCISTPVLQPPNVSFMCSPIQVTETCNNNVENGPRDAKNAPNLKGAPINMSKPNLGKSATKTSTTIGNKVRKTEIISYPRPNFKNVKAKVISRSVLQPKDAPPTKGTPNPQVPGDSSPSPVPSKQSMVINKMPRSDLKADKKPEILISKTHKQQFNKLITSQDVHVTTHSKNASLRVPRTTSATKSTQEDVGKTGSPHTVSEPGSVAAFLQKIKGILPVKMKSSECLEVTYVSHIDQIGPEKGEKDSEAPREKQELGKQAMNETFESKSLFVGSTPKTSTTPGRSSSKPDSCSLRKTPGLKAKVGPAVSCLRRKSDSRTLGSDRALSPQRIRRVSSSAGNAAVIKYEEKPPKQAFQNGTGSLYLKPLVPRVHAHLLKTPPKGPSRKSLFTAFNSVEKGRQKNPRSLCIQTQTAPDVLSSERTLELAQYKTKCENQSGFILHLKQLLSCGNTRFEALTVVIQHLLSEREEALKQHKTLSQELVNLRGELVAASSTCEKLEKARNDLQTAYEGFVQKLNQQHQADRTELENQLKEFYTSECEKLRNIYIEEADKYKTQLQEQFDNLNAAHEATKLEIEASHSEKVELLKKTYETALSEIKKSHEMEKKSLENLLSEKQESLEKQINDLKSENDALNEKLRSEEQKRISREKKTPQVMYLEQELESLKAVLEIKNEKLHQQDMKLMKMEKLVDNNTALVDKLKRFQQENEELKARMDKHMAISRQLSTEQAALQESLEKESKVNKRLSMENEELLWKLHNGDLCSPKRSPTSSAIPFQSPRNSASFSSPSISPR
- the Mtus1 gene encoding microtubule-associated tumor suppressor 1 isoform X3; amino-acid sequence: MNDANSDRTEDGLRYIFIRDKNLNTSEYNKTSPCTQHPSASHGDWNSANPDDMVVDYEMHPAVDHSESVSLGQQCVEAVAYPEPSGDFTSEFAMHSDPTCRSSALGNTEKALDLHSNMDSLETLENKRGESSLPCVCKSDDDLDCAGAPAALELKGTFDMRVDPVNGTFIAHHAIKQGQPLHAAGGLQATSVRDGNTLISCSTWTAPHSSKMHVTGINCDRENFESLQATPSETLNTTYTVCSDVLMQTDSPVIGIQSLYSLGNVTKDYADRTEQELVGEKELQAVTPVSDGMEVPNGSVLQEFYCVSEDESNSEAHSHSSYGQQEMGQNLRETLSNCHVDGGCPLLVPAFDKSKTRVLDSECTVTTTEDPRVASHDSNSEIQSSTKELTLRSVPGQSISSYEMAWDEDGRAISTNNTVCISTPVLQPPNVSFMCSPIQVTETCNNNVENGPRDAKNAPNLKGAPINMSKPNLGKSATKTSTTIGNKVRKTEIISYPRPNFKNVKAKVISRSVLQPKDAPPTKGTPNPQVPGDSSPSPVPSKQSMVINKMPRSDLKADKKPEILISKTHKQQFNKLITSQDVHVTTHSKNASLRVPRTTSATKSTQEDVGKTGSPHTVSEPGSVAAFLQKIKGILPVKMKSSECLEVTYVSHIDQIGPEKGEKDSEAPREKQELGKQAMNETFESKSLFVGSTPKTSTTPGRSSSKPDSCSLRKTPGLKAKVGPAVSCLRRKSDSRTLGSDRALSPQRIRRVSSSAGNAAVIKYEEKPPKQAFQNGTGSLYLKPLVPRVHAHLLKTPPKVEKGRQKNPRSLCIQTQTAPDVLSSERTLELAQYKTKCENQSGFILHLKQLLSCGNTRFEALTVVIQHLLSEREEALKQHKTLSQELVNLRGELVAASSTCEKLEKARNDLQTAYEGFVQKLNQQHQADRTELENQLKEFYTSECEKLRNIYIEEADKYKTQLQEQFDNLNAAHEATKLEIEASHSEKVELLKKTYETALSEIKKSHEMEKKSLENLLSEKQESLEKQINDLKSENDALNEKLRSEEQKRISREKVSAKTPQVMYLEQELESLKAVLEIKNEKLHQQDMKLMKMEKLVDNNTALVDKLKRFQQENEELKARMDKHMAISRQLSTEQAALQESLEKESKVNKRLSMENEELLWKLHNGDLCSPKRSPTSSAIPFQSPRNSASFSSPSISPR